One region of Wyeomyia smithii strain HCP4-BCI-WySm-NY-G18 chromosome 3, ASM2978416v1, whole genome shotgun sequence genomic DNA includes:
- the LOC129731249 gene encoding glycogen [starch] synthase, giving the protein MSRRYSRVESSSDLLAYLDRGHSANTENRWTFEVAWEVANKVGGIYTVIRSKAFVSTEELGDQYCLIGPYNEASARTEVEACEFPNNGPLYGAVNAMRNQGFKVHCGRWLVDGNPQVILFDIGSAAWKLDSYKHDLWESSNIGIPHLDIETNDAIILGYTIASFIEEFKRCADNYSHDNEYGPPRIVAHFHEWQAGVGLIALRTHHVEVATMFTTHATLLGRYLCAGNTDFYNNLANFPVDEEAGKRQIYHRYCLERAATHLSHVFTTVSEITGYEAEHLLKRKPDIITPNGLNVKKFSAIHEFQNLHALAKEKINEFTRGHFYGHFNFDLEKTLYMFIAGRYEFTNKGADIFIEALARLNHLLKSSRPDVTVVAFLIFPAKTNNFNVESLRGHAVCKQLRDTINNLQQQIGKRMFETCMKGHLPDGNEILTKEDIVKIKRCLYALQRDSNPPVTTHNVVDDWNDPVLESVRRCHLFNTEYDRVKIVFHPEFLNQTNPLFGLDYEEFVRGCHLGVFPSYYEPWGYTPAECTVMGIPSITTNLSGFGCFMQEHIADPKSYGIYIVDRRHVSLEESVQQLSKFMYEFCKLNRRQRIIQRNRTERLSDLLDWKNLGIYYRQARIRALKTMYPDYVDESDTYLKRAGDFKYPRPVSAPPSPSSSRHTTPAPSLHGSDDEQDSVNSEEELEELKKANLHD; this is encoded by the exons ATGAGCAGACGCTACTCGCGTGTGGAGTCCAGTTCAGACCTTCTGGCGTATTTGGATCGCGGGCATTCTGCCAACACCGAAAACCGGTGGACGTTTGAGGTTGCATGGGAAGTCGCCAATAAAG TTGGTGGAATTTACACCGTCATCCGATCGAAGGCATTCGTGTCGACAGAGGAACTCGGAGATCAGTACTGTCTCATTGGTCCGTACAATGAAGCATCCGCTCGAACCGAAGTTGAGGCTTGCGAGTTCCCGAACAATGGACCACTTTACGGAGCCGTCAACGCAATGCGGAACCAAGGATTCAAGGTGCATTGCGGTCGCTGGCTGGTGGATGGAAATCCGCAGGTCATTCTGTTCGATATCGGCTCCGCCGCATGGAAGCTGGACTCCTACAAGCATGACCTGTGGGAATCGTCCAACATCGGAATACCTCACCTGGATATCGAGACCAACGATGCTATCATTCTAGGTTACACAATCGCATCTTTCATTGAAGAG TTCAAACGCTGTGCTGATAACTATTCACACGACAATGAATACGGACCGCCGCGTATCGTGGCACACTTTCACGAATGGCAAGCCGGTGTAGGACTGATAGCCTTGCGTACACATCATGTTGAGGTCGCAACCATGTTCACCACCCATGCTACGCTACTGGGCCGATACTTGTGCGCTGGCAACACTGACTTTTACAATAATCTCGCCAACTTCCCGGTTGACGAGGAAGCCGGCAAACGGCAAATCTATCACCGCTATTGCCTCGAGCGAGCTGCAACTCACTTGAGTCACGTGTTCACTACGGTTTCGGAGATTACCGGTTACGAGGCAGAACATCTACTGAAGCGTAAACCGGACATCATCACACCAAATGGTTTGAACGTGAAAAAGTTTTCCGCTATTCATGAGTTCCAAAATCTCCATGCGCTGGCTAAAGAGAAGATAAACGAGTTCACTCGTGGACATTTCTACGGCCACTTTAACTTCGATCTGGAGAAAACACTTTACATGTTCATAGCCGGAAGGTACGAGTTTACTAACAAAGGTGCTGACATTTTCATTGAAGCATTAGCTCGGCTCAATCATTTACTGAAGTCAAGTAGACCGGATGTAACCGTAGTGGCATTTTTGATTTTCCCTGCCAAGACCAACAATTTCAACGTAGAATCGTTGCGTGGTCATGCTGTGTGCAAACAACTTCGCGATACAATTAACAATCTGCAGCAGCAAATCGGCAAACGAATGTTCGAAACCTGCATGAAAGGACATCTCCCCGATGGAAATGAAATTCTAACCAAGGAGGATATCGTGAAAATCAAACGTTGTTTGTATGCCTTGCAGCGTGACAGTAACCCACCAGTGACCACTCATAACGTGGTGGATGACTGGAACGATCCGGTGCTGGAATCGGTTCGCAGATGTCATCTTTTCAACACGGAATATGATCGTGTGAAAATCGTATTTCATCCGGAGTTTTTGAATCAAACTAACCCATTGTTTGGTTTGGATTATGAGGAATTTGTTCGTGGTTGCCATTTGGGTGTTTTCCCGTCTTACTACGAGCCGTGGGGTTACACACCGGCCGAATGCACTGTCATGGGTATCCCAAGTATCACTACCAACTTGTCAGGCTTCGGTTGCTTCATGCAAGAACATATCGCTGATCCGAAATCATATGGAATTTACATCGTCGATCGTCGCCACGTAAGTCTGGAGGAAAGTGTTCAGCAGTTGTCGAAATTCATGTACGAGTTCTGCAAGCTCAATCGACGTCAGAGAATTATTCAGCGGAATCGTACAGAACGTCTGAGCGATCTGCTGGACTGGAAAAACTTAGGAATT TACTATCGTCAAGCCAGAATACGGGCGCTTAAAACCATGTACCCAGACTATGTCGATGAGTCAGACACCTACCTCAAACGTGCTGGAGACTTCAAATATCCACGTCCAGTTAGTGCTCCACCGAGTCCAAGCTCGTCAA GACACACAACACCAGCTCCATCTTTACACGGATCTGATGACGAACAGGATTCTGTGAATTCCGAAGAGGAGTTGGAGGAACTTAAGAAGGCTAATTTGCATGACTAG